A window of Caretta caretta isolate rCarCar2 chromosome 13, rCarCar1.hap1, whole genome shotgun sequence contains these coding sequences:
- the LTB4R gene encoding leukotriene B4 receptor 1, with protein MTNATFNATAQPGALPPLPGAKLGLTVLSLAFILGFPGNVFVVWSALCRVQKRTVTCLLILHLALADCAVLLTSPFFLRLLSVGKWEFGPVVCQLCHYVCGVSMYASIFLITLMSLDRCLAVTKPFISQKIRTALVVRSLVLAIWMVSFLLALPVIFYRKLVHRGRHLLCDLSHPATGHLVFHNLFETLTGFVLPFTAIIWSYCVIGRRLQETRFRRKRRTNRLIVLIVAAFALFWLPFHVVNILDVAGALSHSKGLIMAGKLARPTLTALAFFSSSVNPILYTFTGGALIKSAGIGFMAKLFEGTASEMSSTRQGTGRTIQRREEAKLEMLQDGNPESITVSTNPLE; from the coding sequence ATGACCAACGCCACCTTCAACGCCACTGCCCAGCCAGGTGCGCTGCCCCCGTTGCCCGGCGCCAAGCTGGGGCTGACCGTGCTCTCCTTGGCCTTCATCCTGGGCTTCCCGGGCAACGTCTTCGTGGTGTGGAGTGCTCTCTGCCGTGTCCAGAAGCGCACGGTCACCTGCCTCCTCATCCTCCACCTGGCCTTGGCCGACTGCGCCGTGCTGCTCACTTCCCCGTTCTTCCTTCGGCTCCTGAGCGTCGGAAAGTGGGAGTTCGGCCCTGTGGTCTGCCAGTTGTGCCACTATGTCTGCGGCGTCAGCATGTACGCCAGCATCTTCCTCATCACCCTCATGAGTCTGGACCGCTGCTTAGCTGTCACCAAGCCCTTCATCTCCCAGAAGATCCGGACCGCCCTGGTGGTCAGGTCCTTGGTCCTGGCCATCTGGATGGTCTCTTTCCTCCTTGCCTTGCCCGTCATTTTCTACCGCAAGCTGGTGCACAGGGGCAGGCACCTGCTCTGCGACCTGTCCCATCCCGCCACTGGCCACCTTGTCTTCCACAACCTTTTTGAGACCCTGACCGGCTTTGTGCTGCCCTTCACTGCCATCATCTGGAGCTACTGCGTCATCGGGCGCAGGCTGCAGGAGACCCGCTTCCGGAGGAAGCGCCGCACCAACCGGCTCATTGTGCTGATTGTGGCTGCCTTCGCCCTCTTCTGGCTACCCTTCCACGTGGTGAACATCCTAGATGTGGCTGGGGCTCTGAGCCACTCCAAGGGTCTCATCATGGCCGGGAAGTTGGCCCGGCCCACCCTGACGGCCCTGGCTTTCTTCAGCAGCAGTGTCAACCCCATCCTCTATACCTTCACCGGCGGTGCCTTGATTAAGTCGGCCGGCATAGGCTTCATGGCCAAGCTCTTTGAGGGGACGGCCTCAGAGATGTCCAGCACGCGGCAGGGGACGGGGCGGACCATCCAGCGGCGCGAGGAGGCCAAGTTGGAGATGCTGCAGGATGGGAACCCAGAGAGCATCACTGTTTCCACCAACCCCCTGGAATAG
- the LTB4R2 gene encoding leukotriene B4 receptor 2: MPDATMNSCLHTSSNVTLLTSSVSSVTGIVFLLLAALIGLPGNLFVVWSILWKMKPSCRSVTCLLVLNLAMADGAVLLLTPFFILFLTFKTWFFGLAVCKGVYYLCCVNMYASIFIITLMSVDRCLAVSRPYLSQAIRKKHLVVKILAALWAAAVLLAVPAFVYRQLLSDQSGRWLICEPCHATPGLAVFHFTMETVVAFVVPFAVIVGCYSAILVRLRGRRWHRRGARTGKLIAAVVLCFAALWVPYHVVNVLQVASNVASGRVAESLGHAWKAGRAGATALAFLSSSINPVLYVFAAGDLIKTSGAKFIAQFFEGASGEVHKKSPSQRDLDKDTVAREGMEIGQLQAWGEGAKQGGTIGQLTPPGQDPHQAAAP, from the coding sequence ATGCCCGATGCCACCATGAACAGCTGCCTGCACACCTCCAGCAACGTCACCCTCCTGACGTCCTCGGTCTCCAGCGTGACCGGAATcgttttcctcctcctggctgctctgatcGGGCTGCCGGGCAACCTGTTTGTGGTGTGGAGCATCCTGTggaagatgaagcccagctgccGCTCAGTCACCTGCCTGCTGGTCCTCAACCTGGCCATGGCCGACGGGGCCGTCCTCCTGCTCACGCCCTtcttcatcctcttcctcacttTCAAGACCTGGTTCTTCGGCCTTGCCGTCTGCAAAGGCGTCTACTACCTTTGTTGCGTCAACATGTACGCCAGCATCTTCATCATCACACTCATGAGTGTGGACCGCTGCTTGGCCGTCAGCCGGCCCTACCTCTCCCAAGCCATCCGCAAGAAGCACCTGGTGGTCAAGATCTTGGCCGCCCTCTGGGCAGCGGCTGTCTTGTTGGCTGTCCCGGCCTTTGTGTACCGGCAGCTGCTGTCAGACCAGTCAGGGCGGTGGCTGATCTGCGAGCCGTGCCATGCCACACCAGGCCTGGCTGTCTTCCACTTCACCATGGAGACGGTGGTGGCCTTTGTGGTGCCCTTTGCAGTCATTGTGGGCTGCTACTCCGCCATCTTGGTGCGGCTGCGGGGCCGGCGGTGGCACCGCCGGGGAGCACGGACGGGGAAGCTCATAGCCGCCGTGGTGCTCTGCTTTGCTGCCCTCTGGGTGCCCTACCACGTGGTCAATGTGCTGCAGGTGGCCTCCAACGTGGCCTCAGGGAGGGTGGCGGAGAGCCTGGGCCATGCGTGGAAGGCTGGCCGGGCGGGGGCCACCGCCCTGGCCTTCCTCAGCAGCAGCATTAACCCCGTCCTCTACGTCTTCGCCGCCGGGGACCTGATCAAGACCTCAGGGGCCAAGTTCATTGCCCAGTTCTTCGAGGGGGCCTCCGGGGAGGTGCACAAGAAGTCGCCCtcccagagggacctagacaaggaCACAGTGGCAAGGGAAGGCATGGAGATAGGGCAGCTGcaggcatggggggagggggccaagCAGGGTGGGACCATAGGGCAGTTGACACCCCCTGGACAGGATCCACACCAAGCTGCAGCCCCTTAG